One genomic window of Streptomyces sp. NBC_01498 includes the following:
- the eda gene encoding bifunctional 4-hydroxy-2-oxoglutarate aldolase/2-dehydro-3-deoxy-phosphogluconate aldolase, producing MSSVLDLAAVVPVVVLDDVADAVPLARALVAGGLPAIEVTLRTPVALDAIRAIAAEVPGAVVGAGTVVSPRSVTEAVTAGARFLVSPGWTETLLEALRASGVPFLPGVSTASEVVALLERGVSEMKFFPAEAAGGTAYLKALAGPLPQARFCPTGGVSAASAGAYLALGNVACVGGSWMLPPDAIVAKDWDRVRKLAQEAANLR from the coding sequence ATGAGCTCAGTGCTGGACCTCGCCGCCGTTGTCCCCGTCGTCGTCCTGGACGACGTCGCCGATGCCGTACCTCTGGCACGTGCCCTGGTGGCCGGGGGTCTGCCCGCGATCGAGGTGACGTTGCGCACCCCGGTCGCGCTGGACGCGATCCGCGCGATCGCCGCCGAGGTACCGGGGGCCGTGGTGGGCGCCGGGACGGTCGTCTCGCCCCGCTCGGTGACGGAGGCGGTGACGGCCGGGGCGCGTTTCCTGGTCAGCCCCGGCTGGACGGAGACGCTGCTGGAGGCACTGCGGGCTTCCGGCGTACCGTTCCTGCCGGGTGTGTCGACGGCGTCGGAGGTCGTGGCGCTGCTGGAACGCGGCGTGAGCGAGATGAAGTTCTTCCCGGCGGAGGCGGCGGGCGGCACGGCGTATCTCAAGGCACTCGCGGGGCCGTTGCCGCAGGCACGGTTCTGCCCGACGGGCGGCGTCTCGGCGGCGTCGGCGGGCGCGTATCTGGCGTTGGGGAACGTGGCCTGTGTGGGCGGCTCGTGGATGCTGCCCCCGGACGCGATCGTGGCGAAGGACTGGGACCGGGTACGAAAACTGGCCCAGGAGGCGGCCAACCTGCGCTGA